The sequence TGCTCCTTATTTTTCCCAAAAAATTCTCCATCTCTAGACAGTCAAAGCCAGTAGCTCCCCCTAGCGTTGCTTGAAAGCATCCCTTTTAACACCACTTCTTGGAACAACTGCACAATTTATCCTTCACTATCTCTCCCACCACAGGCCATGGAGAAGTGTAAGGATGCAGGGTTGGCCAAGTCCATTGGGGTGTCCAACTTTAACCGCAGGCAGTTGGAGATGATCCTGAACAAGCCAGGGCTCAAGTACAAGCCTGTGTGCAATCAGGTGAGCCCTTTGCACTGCTTGACACTTTATGCCTAAATTTGTTCATATCCATTTGTTGTCTAGTCCTGTCCATTTTACCTTCATGGGGTGGAAATTTTAAAAGTGGAATCTTTCTGAGAGGACATAGAAGTCCCTTCATTACAACCATGAAAAAGACAGTGGCCCAGTAGGGCTAGCTCAGGGCTAATTGGATGTAAGAAATAGATCAGGGAAAGATAATCAAAGGAGGCAGCGGTCATAGTGAGGTCATTGAGAAGAAGATGTACTTCTTCTCCGTCTATGAGAAGCAAttggatgaagaaagaaagatgctGTGGAGGGGACTGTGTACAGAAAGAAAGGTCCTGGGAAGACAGTGTGGGCAGTAAAGAATTATAGAGCCAAAGTAAAAGATCAATGGTACAATTGTGAATGTTAGATGGCTGTGTCCTGAGTCCTGACACCTCTAATTTCAGCTGTATTAACCACAGTCATAGCTACAGGGAAATTAACTGGAAGCTATCAAATTCATCCAGATTCGTGAGATATCTTACTTGGCTATGGTGAACTCATGATGGGAATTTTGGGCAGAGCACTTTGATGTATGCCTTTCCACATACATCATAGTCcactccttcctgtttcctgacaGCAAATCAACTGtttacacacacaaaaccacaacataacacaatacacacacacacacacacacacacacacacacacacacacacacacacacaccagcacatatgtggaagtcagagaattaTAGGAAttggttggttttctctttccaccatgtgggtcacaggaattgaaatcaggtcatcaggattgatGATAAGTGCTTTAACCTGCTAAGCCATTTCACCAACCCCTTTTACTTTTCTTACATgatattttgcttaaaaaaaaaaaaacctttttacaaATCAAGATAAAACTCAATTTTAGATGAGATAATGTAAACATTAATAGTTTGTCTTTGACTATCAATGTTTTGATTGAATTATCATAGTGAAAATCAGCATGAGCAAATGGATTTGCttgcccttttccttttctctctgcattTTCATGGACTTACAGATTTCTTTCATTGATATGAATCCTACCAAACTGATTCTTTTGTCTTCACATAAACCATCATGAGCCTTTGGCCAAATTCATGTTCTACTGTGATTTAGTCTCCATATTTGCAAGGATACTTCCCCCATTGCCACTATGGAATTTCTCAAGCCTTCATGAGGTGGAAAAGATTATTTAGCACCTAAGAGCTGGTCCATAGAATTATTTCTTCTCaggtatatatttaaaaatgtctttctatAAGAAAGAggaattagccgggcggtggtggcgcacgcctttaatcccagcactcgggaggcagagccaggcggatctctgtgagttcgaggccagcctgggctaccaagtgagttccaggaaaaggcacaaagctacacagagaaaccctgtttcgaaaaaccaaaaaaaaaaaaaaaaaaaagaaagaggaattaaatttattttgttaaagtGATTGTTACTTAATGTTATTTTTTCACTTCAAATTTCATGTTATACTTTTTAACAATtcaagttcttttattttgatgtttccaTTTTGTATTAATCAAATCTTCATATAATCTGATTGTTTTTTTTATCAGGTAGAGTGTCATGTTTATCTGAACCAGAGCAAATTGCTGGACTATTGTAAGTCAAAAGATATCGCTCTCATTGCCTACTGTACATTGGGAAGTTCACGAGATGCAATATGGTAGGTAACAAAGACAACAGTGAATCTCAACTGTCATTGTTGAAATATATTTAGTTCTGTAACAACTTTCTAGATTAAGTCTCAACTGACTTAGAGGGGCTGGTATTTAAATTTCTGAGAAGCCCTGAGATAGTGTTGATTCTAGTGGGTCAAGGAGAACAGTTGTATATGTATGGTCTGGAGTATATACCAGTTCTGTAAGCCTCCTACCATTAAGGTAATTTGAACTTCTGGAGTTCAGCATTTTACCTTCTTTTCCAGGGTGGACCAAAAGAGTCCAGTTCTCTTAGATGATCCAGTTCTTTGTGCCATGGCCAAAAAGTACAAGCAAACACCAGCGTTGGTTGCCCTTCGTTACTTGTTGCAGCGTGGGATTGTAGTCCTGGCCAGGAGTTTCAATGAGAAGCGGATCAAAGAGAACATGCAGGTGATGACAGAGCTGTAAGCCTTGAAACAGCTCTGAAatatcctgtcttagttagggttattattattgtcatgaaacatcatgaccaaaaggaacttggggagcaaagggctTATTAGGATTAtgtttccacatcacagttcaccatcaagggaagacaggacaggaactcaaacaggacagcaacctggaggcaacaactgattcagaggccatggtGGCTTGCTCCTGTTGCCTtgttcaggctgctttcttatagaaccccgggccaccagcccagggatggcattacccacaatgggctgtacatctaccatcaatcactaattaagaaaatacattacATCTGGGTattttggagacattttctcaattgaaatctGTCCTATCAGATAACTCTCGCttttgtcaggttgacataagactagccagcacatatCCTTAACATGGGTCCTTTGTGATCTCTCATGGACATCTTTGTGTTTCTTAGCCTCTTTtgaaagtatatttatttgtgtgtgtgtgtgtgtgtgtgtgtgtatgagtgtgtgcatgcatgtaccatgatgtatatgtggaggtcaggtgaCAGCTTTTTAGGAGTTCACTTTTCTTTCCACTATGGATTTCAGAAACTGAATTCAGAtcttcaggcatgtgccacaactgaTATTATTTGTTGTCCCATCTTGCCGTGGATTGAGTTTTTGCATTTGCAGGACAGCGAGGCTTCTCTATTGATTGTGCTGTTGTAGAACTGCCTAAGCTCTCCTTCAttatagctttatttttattcttttgctaACTAGCTTAGGTTGCACTTCATTATACGTCACAATAGTTGTCAGAAAGGAGTAGTCTAGAGATGTCTGCTGTTTCCTGTCATCTGTAAGATCAtttaaaaaatctctctctctctctctctctctctctctctctctctctctctctctctctctctctctctcgtgtgtatgGACACGATatggtgtgtgtctgggtgtcagagaacaaccttgggtgtcacttTTCACTTTTCACCTTGTTTGACACAGAGTCCCTCTTGTACATGGCTGACATTGGGTTAACTGGATGTCctagttagttttctgttgctggcttaaaaccatgaccaaaagcaacttgggtgggaggaaagggtttatgtagCTTATACTTCAACATCACAGTCCATCTTACCTTTAATAGTTTTATCAGCTGTTCAGATATTGATTTTCTGTTGTCTTCTACCACATTTTACAGTAGTACAGTAGTATTCATAAAATCATTAGTCTAGATATGTTGGGGCCTAGTGATGATAATTTTCATGTTTAATCTATCTCTAATTTAGCCAAGATCTTTTTAAGTCAGTTCCTATGCTCTTTCCTTATGACTTCATTCACATTTgacaatttataaattaaaatatataaaacttattTTCTAGTTTCTAATGGGATGTAGGAGTCTCTGTCCATACATTTTACTAAATACTATTgttaaaattcagtttttaaagttttttcagtattttaagtTCATATGTTTCAATAACatcatctctgtttctttcctattttttcctTGGTTTGTAGTTGTGTGGTTCAATCTCTTATAAAGAACAtggctttatttcttttccacATGTTATTCCTTAATAGTTTGAATGCTTTGCTTGATATCTTCAAGAGACTTGGGACATGTCTCCTGTGTTTTCAATATTGCTTCTGCACTACTCTGTTGAATTTACTTGGATTTCCCAGACTGGCAATATGGAATATGAAAGTAATAAAATTTCTACTTCTGTGATAGGTTTTTGAATTCCAGTTGACTTCAGAGGACATGAAAGTCCTAGATGGCTTGAACAGAAATTTAAGATACAATCCTGGAGATTTGTAAGTATCTTTGATCAATACATTGCTTCAATTTGTTTTCTGTGTAGAAATGTAATGTGTTAAAAGTT is a genomic window of Peromyscus maniculatus bairdii isolate BWxNUB_F1_BW_parent chromosome 5, HU_Pman_BW_mat_3.1, whole genome shotgun sequence containing:
- the LOC102909735 gene encoding 3-alpha-hydroxysteroid dehydrogenase-like isoform X2; translated protein: MSSVSQRVALNDGHFIPVLGFGTTVPHKLWSTFHRPELVRSCLEMSLKKAQLDYVDLYIIHFPMPLQPGDDFFPKDEHGNLLVDPVDLCDTWEAMEKCKDAGLAKSIGVSNFNRRQLEMILNKPGLKYKPVCNQVECHVYLNQSKLLDYCKSKDIALIAYCTLGSSRDAIWVDQKSPVLLDDPVLCAMAKKYKQTPALVALRYLLQRGIVVLARSFNEKRIKENMQVFEFQLTSEDMKVLDGLNRNLRYNPGDFFNGHPNHPFTDEY